The Saimiri boliviensis isolate mSaiBol1 chromosome 10, mSaiBol1.pri, whole genome shotgun sequence genomic sequence AAGTGGATTATAAATGCCAAGTATATGGCATAGTTAATACACGCTTCTTGTTAGGGAGGGACCGGGCCTGGCCCCTCAGTCTCTCAGGTGGGAACTGACTGCTTTTCATCCCGTCCCCTAGGAATTCTGTTTTTACTGCTCTGGATAGGATATTTGAAGTGATGGATGCTGAACTAAAGAATACAGGAGAGGGGAATGCATCAACACCAGAACATTTATGTCTACTGTTGCCTAAAGATTTCTGGTGCTCTGCGTCTTTTCAACAACTACAATAAAGCTTTATTTGAGGAACAAAACTTCTAGACTTGCTGTTAGCTAAGAGAAGAGGGTAACCAAATTTGCACTCCTATCTTGGTTTTTTGCCCCATACCTAATTTAATGAGCAGGCTACAAACTGCCAATGTCGTCAACAGGATAGGGAAAAGAAGGCAGCTCAGCTGCTCCGGCTTCCTCCCCCACTGGCACATCCTTGGTCACAGCTTTCCAcctccactgcaacctccacctcccgggttcaagcaattctcctgcctcagcctcccaagtagctgggactacaggcttgtgccaccatgtcgagctaatttttgtatttttagtagagatggggtttcaccatgttggccaggatggtctcgatctcttgacctcatgatctgcccaccttagcctcccaaagtgctaggattacaggcatgagccaccgcatgcCCAGGTGCTCCCCAGGTTATTCTAAAAGTTCAGCCAGAAACAAGCCAGgcacctaagaggtggaggttgcagtgagccaagatcgtgtcactacactctagcctgggtgacagagcaagactctgtctcaaaaaaataaaaaataaaaacacaaaagaaactaGTGCAACAGAATCTTCCTGCTACTCCTCATCTCCTTGTCTTGGCCCCACAAGATCATCTGGGAAAATAAACATCCTAAATGACTACTTGCTTGGCTAATAACATAAATATGATTGGTGTAATTCTTGTTTTTATCCTGCTCTTTACTCACTGAGAGTGGCTTGTAGGTACTGTcttacacaattttttaaaattacaaactcAAAGCCAAGAACTGACCTGATGTACATGTACATCTTTAATTCTGAATCCTGCTGGTTTAGTCAACTCTCTCCAGTAACGTGCTTGTCTTTCTGATGTAATGATTCTTCCTATACATAAAAGTGGTTAACAAAAGTTGCTGATAGAACTCAATATACTATACATGTAAACCTAATATTGTTggcattaaattttgtttttcatctctttCCATGCATACTTCCACTTCTGCTATTATTCCCCAAATAGGCAGGCAAACTGGAAACAAACtactgcccttttttttttttttttttttttttttggcgcaatcacagctcattgcagcctcaacctcctgggctgaagggattctcccacctcagcctccaagtagctgagactataggcatgtgccaccacacctagctttttactttttaattttttggtagagatggggtctcactatgttgctcaggctagtctcaaattcctgggctcaagtgatgctcctgcctcagcctcccaaagtggtgggataacATGactgagccatcacacccagcctctgcCCAGTCTTGAATGAAGAGAAGCATCAGTATGACCCAGGATATTATTTAACTAGCTAAAAAGTAATTCTCCTGCAACTACTATATAAACACTGTTTTCTTATGAggtaattatcctgcctcagcctcctgagtagctgggattacaggcgcctgccaccatgctcggctaatttttgtatttttactagagatggggtttcaccatgttggccaggctagtctcaaactactgacctcaggtgatccacccacctcagcctcccaaagtgctgggattacaggtgtgagccaccgcgcccggctactcaATGAggttttatcaaatattttatttggaaaacctGGCGATTTTTGTAACCTGGCAATTTTTGAGAGCATTGCATCACACTGTTTTTGAGGCATCTCTGGGCTGTAACTATCTGTCTTCTTTGATGGGAGTTGGTTTTaagtgtgaatttttattttttttaagaggcaattTAATTGACCAAGTTGAGAAAAgtcattgtgtatgtgtgtatacattataTGATTGTGGCCAGAattactcatttaaaaagaaactaaaacaagGCCAGAAGGGAGGAATAACATCCTAGAAAGTGACAAATGACTCCTGCAAGATACATACACAGAACCTTCCAGGTCCTTTCTGCAAGAAACAATATGCTCTGGCCTGTGATACTGCTTACAAAGTAGAAACAGAGATTCTCTCCTGGCAGCACTAGAAATGCTATACTGTGTCACATTTGCCCATTCCCAAGTTACAAGGCCCACAGAACCCGGTGCAGGACCTTCCCCCGCCAACTCCAGCTGACTGAACCAGGATGAGCACGTAACCCAGGGCAGCCAATGCAAGGGTTGGCTAGAAACTTCTGTGGCCTCGCAGCTTCCCCACTGTTGAATCTGAAATAAGAAAAACCAAGATaagtggttggatcacttgaggtaaggagttcaagatcagcctggcaaacatggtgaaatcccatgtctgctaaaaatacaaaaacttagctgggcatggtggccagcgcctgtaatcccagctactcaggaggctgaggcaggagaatcgcttgaacctgggaggcagaggttgatgtgagctgagatcatgccactgcattccagtctggacaagagtgaaactccatctcggaaaaaaaaacagaaaagaacgaAGAGGCCAAGAGAATCGGAGCCAGATGCATCACGGCACACAGAAACCTGTGGGAGCTAGGAGgtacagaaaagataaaacaggttaaaaggaagcaaaagacAGTGGCAACAAGCTGAGTCCCAGTGACCATGTGCTTCTGCAGAGCAGCCTCCATCCTTGGCACTTTCACTTCAAATTCAGCCCAGCTTTATGAACTACCCCCTCTCCCTGCCCTGTTGGTCCTACAAAATCTTTCCTGATAGCTACTGTACTGAACATCTCCTGTCTGTCAGGGTCCTGTGTTAAACACTACATAGGTTTCCTCCTGAGCCTTAACACCTCTGAGACACAAGTATTACTATCCCCATCTCATAAGTCTCAAGatgtttaaataataaatcaGTTATTTTACTTATGTAAGGACTTGAATTGAGGACTCCAGAGTCCTTGTTCATAACCATTAAGCTGTACTAACATACGTGATGTATCGTTGTTAAGGCACTGCACACACCCTGCTCCCACCAATTTGATCACTTGGCAAAAGTATCTTTTGCCTGTAAGAgtctgaaacattttaaaacaaagaacaggCCTCTGTGTATAAACCCTGTGAGAAATGACTATTCCTTTGCTACAGATAAAGAACCTGAGATAGGACAGGCAAGgaggctaacacctgtaatcccagctctttgggaggccttggcaggATTGCTTCaacagcagcctgagcaacacagcaacacagacttctctaaaaaaaagaaaaaaaaaggctcggtgcagtggctcacacctgtaatcccagacctttgggaggctgagggggggggcagatcatgaggtcaggagttcaagactaacctgaccaCATAGTgtaacccccatctctataaaatacaaaaattagctgggcatggtggtaggcaccggtaatcccagctactcaggaggctgaggcaggagaattgcttgaacccaggaggaggaggttgcagtgagctgagattgcgccgctgcactccagtctggtgacagaactagactctgtctcagaacaaacagaaaaaccaaagcaacaacaacaaaaacaaacaaacagggctAAAGAGAACAAGGTTAGAAGTATCCATCAGGCACAAAGCAAAAAAGCATATTTGGTGACATCAGAGGTCCTTGTCCATAAGACGCTTTTGCTCATGGCTACTGAACTGCCCTCAGGCAGCAACTGAGGGTGCTTTTTATTGTTTAAGAAGCTAAGACGTAGAAGGAAGGGCAGGTGTTCTGTCCCTCCTCAGAGAAAATTTGAGCAGAAATTTGGGATTCTCTATTTGGAATGAGATCCTTTTATCAACGAAGCTTTTGTGGACTGTTATGAATTAGTAAGTCACAGGGTCTGGTCCTGGTTGAAATAGCCATGAACATCATTTCTCAGATATGCTTCAGAGAAGCCCAGCAGAGCCCTGCACCTCCCCCACCCTATAGGAACCTTGCACACTTTATTATTAATGAAGAGGGAAGTAGGAGTTTCCAATGTTCAGCAGAAAAGGAACAGGGCCATCTTCTTTCACTTTCTAGACAATCAATCAACTTCCATTTATTTTCACAACTGTGGCTAAAAACCAGAGGTTCATCCAATGGTGACAGTAAAAAACCTAGTAAGCAAAGAGTAAATCTGGTTATAATCAACACCTGGATGCACTCTAAGGGAATGGTGCCCATGTGTGACAATAACAGCTTCTTGGTCCAAAGGGCTGACAGATGAAGAGCATGTTTTTGGGGTTTCCCCTTCCCTATCTTGTCTGGTCATGCCAGGCAGTTCTTATGCATTTCTTTAACTGCAGAGTTAAATGCACGGTTTCTCACAGTTGCACTTGATGGGCCGAGTTTCTCCTCCACACTTTCCACTGGACACCTTATCCTTCCCACTGATCCATTTTAGTTATCCACTTCTGAATCTTAAGCAAACACTCCTTGGAGCTGGCCTGCAGTTCTACCTGACAGGGgactgatgaaagaaaagaataatagttGAACTCTCTACTTTATACCAGGCTAAGGATTGGGATCCCATCTCCTTCCATCTTTCTGGGATAGTCTCACACACCCCCTTTCATTCAGGTTTACGGCTCTTGCTTCACTTGTATTTGAATCGTGCTCACTTTTTGCCAAACTTTAGGTCCCTCCTGGCTCCACAGCTCCTTCCAGAGGGGACTGTGGAATCTCTCTGCAACATTTCAATCCATAGGTCTCTTTCACTAGTAAGCTGTGTCCTTGGCAAATCTTTGagtaaaaaagaatttaaagtgtTACCTAGTCCCACTTCTCATCTACTGTAGAAATATCCTCCAGCATACCCTGGTAAATGCTTGAAATCCACTCAGAAAAGGGAACTCACCATCTAGACAAGACTTTGACTCTTCTCCCTTTTCATTGGGGAAATCAAGGTACAAACTAGAGCTAAATCTCATACTCAAGTTCCTAGTGGGTTGCCAATGAAGCCAGAACACTGGCTTTGGGATTCCCAGAACCTCTAAATTTTCCCATGGTATAGGTCCAGATTCTGGCTAGAAAGCTCTTAATACCAATTTGCTAGGGTTCTGGCCATCATGTCTTGTTCTGTATTATTGGGCTTTTTCACTCTAAGTTATGAGAGCAGTCTAGGTCTCACACACATTTCTTGTGTCTCCCACGGTCCCTGGTATTGTGAATGTCATAGAGCAGATGTTTTGTAAGTGTGATTATCCTACAGAGCAACATGTTCAGACATAGCCTTCCCAGAAGCAAAGTTAGCTGGCCAATACTTTTCCTAGCGTTGTTATGCGTAAATAGAGAGTAAGGGTTGGGCTAGGTGATAAAGGAAAAAGTGTTCTTTCCTTATCACTTCATCAAGAAAATGTCCTGTCTAAACATTTCCACACCTTGTTCTGGGCACCTCAGGAAGAAGCAGAGGAAAGAGAGTATAGGAATAAACAAAGAATTTTCTGCCCAAGATGTAAGACTTTTGCATTCAGTCTTCTACCTCAGGCTTCCAAGCAGGAGTAAAACaacaaatcaaataaattttagtcaAGTTTCAGCAAGAATTTATCTACGTTGACTTTGCTATCTTATTTAGCTTTGCTTGGACAGAAgccaaagacagagacagaatttTGGCAGGAAAAGGAATATAtcacaagaattttttaaaaataattcctagaggctcactttttttcttttcaacagattcattttgcagatgaaaatcCATAAAGGAAATGGAACTTATGCCCAGGTGCAAAGCTATTTAGGAGCAGGCTCAGATACTCCCAGGTGATTAAATGACCCCAAGAAAAGAACACATGGTAGTCAAGGTCCCTAAAAGCAATACAAGCAGGAAGAAACTATTGTCAATTTGCTGTGCTTAGCTCTCAGTGATCTAGGAAGTTCCTCAATCTGTCCACTGCCAATGGGATACAGCCAGATATGGTGAACATACACTCTCTCTGATGGCTCAAGAAAGCTGCATTACAACACTGTTATCTCACTACTGAGGATCAAGAGTTCTCTGGCACTTTCTGAAGCTCCATACTTCTGCAAAGTGCTGTGATCTTTGTTGCTGTTGATGATCAAGAACATCAGACACCAGGAATGAAGAAGCCAAATTACTGGCTTGGAAAAGATAAGGAAGAATTTGATGTGAACGACTCCAAGAATATGGTGTAGGCACAAATTTTAAGCTGTTCTGTCATTGTTAAGCCAGTTATTTCTCTGAGATCTGTAGCTTTTAAAGCTGGGCTGAGAAAACTGTTCCCAATTTTTTAACCAGGACCTTGGCAAAGGTTTCTGGCAGTTTAAATGCCAGTAAGAGCCTGTTTCAAATCAAGCCAGTATAGTTAAGGAATGTTCTCCTTAATCATCTTTTAAAGTCAGAATCCTTGTTCACCcaatattaaacaaaatttatgtCAAAAATTAATCTAAGAAACATAGGAAGGCAGTCTTGAATTACCAAGTTTCAGAGAAAGGCAGCCACAGAGGCATGTGAACAGATCTTGGCTGGTTTTGAGAGAGGAGGCAGCAACATAAACAGTGGCTTAACCACTTTTTCCGACAACCATCTTACCTATCAAGGAACTAATAAaaggctttaaaatttttcatgccTCATGATGGGATTCCAGTTTTGGAGGCTCTTCCCATGTACCTGTCTCTACCTAGAGACATAATCTACCAACAACCTGCTGTTCTCCAACCTCTCTGCAATATTCTTGTTActtctgcttttgctgtatctttgaaaagaTGGAGATGCTGGGCTCCTTTCCAAGTCTTTCTGGGTTTCAAAATGTGGTATTCTTGTAATGGTGTGAAATTCTAAAACACAAGTATGTCTCTAGTCAAGTGTATAGGACCCCAAATTCATTGATGTGCCAGATAATAATTACCATGGGTGTTAGATGAGGCTCACAGGCTTTCTCTTGGATTTTGTGCCCTGCTGTGAGCATATACAACCATGAAGCCACAGAGATTTGGATTTACAAAACTCCCCCTCCACTCCCTTCCCCATACCACTGGTTGGCCTCTAGACCTTCAGTGTTGACCCCCAGGCCAGAAGTTTCAAGCCCAGTTATCAGGGGACCTGGTGGGTCAGGTGGCTGACCCGATGGGTCACTATCACCCCCACAGCCTCCATTGTGGCCTGAACGCAGGTGGTCCTTAAGTGTCTGTTTGTAGCGAAAGCTCCTGCCACAATAGGAGCAGGGGTAGGGCCGCTCCCCAGTGTGGATGCGCTGGTGTTTCATGAGGTGGTGCTTGCGGATGAAGCTCTTGCCACAGTGAGGACAGCTGAAGGGCCGCTCACCCGTGTGCAGCCGCCGGTGGTTCAGCAGGTGCTCCTTGCGCATGAAGCTCTTACTGCAGTCAGTGCAGGGGTAAGGACGCTCGCCTGTATGGATCATCTGGTGGCGGATCAGGGCCGAGTGGCCATTGAAGTCAATGCCACACTGAGGGCAGGAGAATGGGCGCTCTTGCGCATGACCCCGCTGGTGGAGCAGGAGGCTGATTTTCAAGCTGAAGCTCCTGCCGCACTGGGCACAACGGAAGGGCCTTTCGCTTGCATGAGCTCTCCGGTGGCTGGTGAGTCGAGCCTGGTCAGCAAAGCGCTTGGGACAATCAGGACAGGGGAAAGGACGCTCGGTGCTGTTATGGACCCGAAGATGGTAGGTAAGTCTTGATGGGTGAGTAAAAGTCCTGGCACAGTGTGGGCAGGTGGGGGGCGTCTCACTGGCATGGTCCTGGGAGGTGCTGCTGAGGTCCGCCTGTGGAGTAAAGTGCTTAGGGCACTGGGCACAGGGTAAGGGGTGCTCAGTAGCATGGCTACATTGGTGGGTCAGCAACATGTCTTGGGTGAGACTCTTGCCACAGTGGTGGCATGAGAACACCTGCTCGCCAACTGGAGGTGGGAGGGGATAGCTACCCAACTGAGTAAAAGTCACTTGTCCCTCGGAGGCTTCAGGCAGGTCAGTGGCTGGACGTCCAAAAGGTGTCATGGATGTAGACTGCTGACTTTTGAAAGCCACATCTGAAAAAGCATCCTTTGCTGCTGCCGGTGGTGGTGGAGAAGAGAAGGGGACCGGAACCTCAGGGCACAATGAGGATCTAGCAAGGCCTTCAGCTTTGATGACAAGCTCTTCATCTGAAAGAAAAGACTCCAGAGTTATACCCATCAATAACTGTCCCACTAGCAACTCTCATGCATTCCTACCCAGCTCTAACCGATCACTCTGAGCTCTTAACTGGCTCAGATCAGAAACACTGCAGAAGGCTGCAATAATAACCAAGACATCTGTGGTCTGTGTGGcaaatcataagaaaaatgacattaaattttatatttattttactttatgacagagtctcattctgtcacccacggTGGATTGTAGtagcacaacctcggctcactgcaacctccacctcctgggttcaagtgactctcctgcctaagccttccaagtagctgggattacaggcatgcactagtgtgcccagctaatttttgtatttttagcagagacaaggtttcaccatggtggaccaagggtctcgaactcctggccctgagtgatccacctgcctcagcatcccaaagtgctgggattacaggtgtgagccacagcacccagccctcatctgaaaatttaatattgtacctcttcttttttttttttttttttttttttgagatggagtttcgctcgtgttacccaggctggagtgcaatggcgcgatctcggctcaccgcaacctccgcctcctgggttcaggcaattctcctgcctcagcctcctgagtagctgggattacaggcacgcgccaccatgcccagctaattttttgtatttttagtagagacggggtttcaccatgttgaccaggttggtctcgatctctcgacctcgtgatccacccgcctcggcctcccaaagtgctgggattacaggcttgagccaccgcgcccggcctcttctttttttttttaagacagagtctcactctggagtgcagtggtgtgatctcagctcactgcaactccgcctcccagattcaagtgattctcctgcctcagccccctgagtagctgggactataggcatgctaccacgcccagttaagttttgtatttttagtagagacggggtttcaccatgttggccaggatggtctcaatctcttgaccttgtgattcgcctgctcGGCCtccccagtgtgctgggattactggcataagccaccatacccggcctattGTATCTCTTCTATGCTATCTGTTAACAAACAGAAAATCCTTGGCATCAATCTTCCCAATGTTACTTTCATTATGTTTTACCTCTGCTCAAGAACTTTCTCTATTATCTGTTGTGACAAAGCCTAAAATCATGTAACTATCTACTCCTATTTCTCTCTATTCTATCAGATCAATCTGTCACAGTGGTCAGCTGTCTCTACTTCCCCTGAGAACAGAGTACACATTTCTGCTATGCATCTTTACTTATTCTGTCCTTGCTTTTACAGAATGCTTCCCCCCTCTCCACCTTCCCAAATTATACCCAGCCATATCATATCAATCTTTTAAGGTACAATTCTCGTCTTATGCCCTTCTTGAGGTCTTATTTAAATACCTGAACGACAACTGATGcatgttctctatttttttagagacagggtctccctatgttacccagactggtcttaaactcctgggctccagtgatccacctgcctcaacctcctcccaaaatgctgggcttacaggcatgagccaccaagcccaacctGATGCATGCTCTTGAAACTTCTCCTTCATTTATGTAAGTCATCCACCCTAATCATCCTTGACACTTAACAGGGTTGCCTAGTACTAATATGTATGTGCCTAGTGTAAGTTTCTTCAAGAGCTGAAACTGTcttattttgcatttgtgtttccCAGTCTAAAAGAACACAgagcacagaaaataaaaaaaaataaaaaaaaaaaacaactgcattAAATTGTATAAATGACTGAGATCCTTCTCATCTTAAGATTCTCTTCTAGAATACAAACGAAAAAAGTATCTTAGatacttctgtttcttcttgcatCATTGATTTTCCTTTCACTGAGGGAGGGCTCTTACTTAACATTTCCATTTACAGCTTTCCAATGCCATTTCTGTCTCCGGGGCTTGTCTCTCCACCCGCCTCTCCCTTTTTCTACCTTTTCTACatgattttcaaatgttcttcTGTGTTTCCCCATTCCCATAATTTTGGTTCATCTGTGtgtacttatttttcttcttctgacaATTCTCATTTGTCTTTGTATGTAAATTTTCTCACTCACTTAAAATTTATCTTAGTGACTGTTTGGTTTCATTTATAATGTATTTGAGcatgtctttgtttctttccctcaTTCTTCTCCCACATCTTTGCCTCTACAAACCCATTTCACCTGCTTTTCTTCAGTCAGTCCCGGTATGAGCTGGATATGAACATGAACacctttttaatttcttactcACCCGCATAAGCGCTTTTGTAAACGTCACCTTCCTTGGACTCCGGCGGGGCCCCAACCTGAGGATCTTCTTCTTGTTTAATCCAAGACAGAATATCTGATGTTGAAATACCAGGCTCTAatttgtgggagaaaaaaaaaaacaaacagcactCAGGAACTCGAATGAGAAGGTGAAATAATCATGTTGGTTTGTCGAATGGTATATTTtgcccaaatatttatttataaataactataataaCAACACAGAaccagtctttttaaaaatgcatataggcggccgggcgcggtggctcaagcctgtaatcccagcactttgggaggccgaggcgggtggatcacgaggtcgagagatcgagaccaacctggtcaacatggtgaaaccccgtctctactaaaaatacaaaaaattagctgagcatggtggtgcgtgcctataatcccagctactcaggaggctgaggcaggagaattgcttgaacccaggaggcggaggttgcggtgagccgagatcgtgccattgcactccagcctgggtaacaagagcgaaactccatctcaaaaaaaaaaaaaaaaaaaaaaaaaaaaaaatgcatataggccaggtgtggtggctcacttctgtaatcccagcactttgggaggcggaagcgggtggatcatctcaagtcaggagttcgagaccagcctggccaacatggcaaaaccccatctctactaaaaacacaaaaaattagtcaggcatggtggtaggtgcctgtaatcccagctacttgggaggctgaggcagaagaatcacttgaatccatgaGGCTGAGACTTCAAttagccaagattgccccactgccctccagactgggtgacacctcaagactccatctcagaaaaaaaagaaagcacataaaCTTCAGAGGAGCaagttcaaaatgaaaacaaatttatgtAGTTTTATATGATATACTCGGCTTGATTCTCTATTTTTAGTGAgcccatttaaaataaatcacagttTTTATATTGGCAATGACTCCCTGAAATAATCTTCAATCACcagtatattttgtttcattagcACTcctacattcaaaatattttcactttttttctctcccagctTGTTTATGAAATAGCaaagtaagaaatattttctccatttaagTAGAGAGGCCTATAGAAATTAAATTGCCAATAAGGAAGGATTTACAGTGAAACGCCATATTATCAAaggtttactttaaaatacatccaaagaggccaggcatagtggctcacgcctataatcccagcactttgggaagccaaggagggtggatcacctaaggtcagtaattcaagaccagcctcaccaatgtggagaaacccgtttctactaaaaatacaaaattagcgaggcatggtggcaccctgtgcttgtattcccagctactccggatgctgaggcaggagaattgcttgaacctgggaggcagaggttgtggtgagccgagatctcgccattgcactccagcctaggcaacaagagtgaaactccatctcaaaacaaaacaaaaaccaaaacaaaacaaaagtccgggctcggtggctcactcctgcaatcctagaactttgggaggccaaggcgagtggatcacaaggtcagcagttcgagaccagcctaaccaagatggtgaaatcctgtctctactaaaaaatacaaaaattagccaggcagggtggtgcacacctgtaatcccagctgaggtaggagaattgcttgaaccggggaggcggaggttgtagtgagc encodes the following:
- the ZNF398 gene encoding zinc finger protein 398; its protein translation is MAEAAPAPASEWDSECLTSLQPLPLPTPPAANEAHLQTAAISLWTVVAAVQAIERKVEVHSRRLLHLEGRTGTAEKKLASCEKTVTELGNQLEGKWAVLGTLLQEYGLLQRRLENLENLLRNRNFWILRLPPGIKGDIPKVPVAFDDVSIYFSTPEWEKLEEWQKELYKNIMKGNYESLISMDYAINQPDVLSQIQPEGEHNTEAQTGPEESEIPTDPSEEPGISTSDILSWIKQEEDPQVGAPPESKEGDVYKSAYADEELVIKAEGLARSSLCPEVPVPFSSPPPPAAAKDAFSDVAFKSQQSTSMTPFGRPATDLPEASEGQVTFTQLGSYPLPPPVGEQVFSCHHCGKSLTQDMLLTHQCSHATEHPLPCAQCPKHFTPQADLSSTSQDHASETPPTCPHCARTFTHPSRLTYHLRVHNSTERPFPCPDCPKRFADQARLTSHRRAHASERPFRCAQCGRSFSLKISLLLHQRGHAQERPFSCPQCGIDFNGHSALIRHQMIHTGERPYPCTDCSKSFMRKEHLLNHRRLHTGERPFSCPHCGKSFIRKHHLMKHQRIHTGERPYPCSYCGRSFRYKQTLKDHLRSGHNGGCGGDSDPSGQPPDPPGPLITGLETSGLGVNTEGLEANQWYGEGSGGGVL